In Symphalangus syndactylus isolate Jambi chromosome 6, NHGRI_mSymSyn1-v2.1_pri, whole genome shotgun sequence, a genomic segment contains:
- the LOC129484542 gene encoding olfactory receptor 52M1-like has translation MLTPNNACSMPTSFRLTGIPGLESLHIWLSIPFGSMYLVAVLGNMTILAVVRMEHSLHQPMYFFLCMLAVIDLVLSTSTMPKLLAIFWFGAHNIGVNACLAQMFFIHCFATVESGIFLAMAFDRYVAICDPLHHTSLLTHAVVGRLGLAALLRGVIYIGPLPLMIHLRLPLYQTQIIAHSYCEHMAVVTLACGDTRVNNLYGMGIGFLVLTLDSLAITASYVMIFRAVMGLATSEARLKTLGTCGSHICAILVFYIPIAVSSLTHRFGHRVPPHIHILLANLYLLIPPILNPIVYAVRTKQIQETLLHIKARTQTR, from the coding sequence ATGTTAACCCCTAATAATGCCTGCTCCATGCCTACCTCTTTCCGGCTCACTGGCATCCCTGGCCTGGAATCCCTGCACATCTGGCTCTCCATCCCCTTTGGCTCCATGTACCTGGTAGCTGTGCTGGGGAACATGACCATCCTGGCAGTGGTAAGGATGGAGCACAGCCTGCACCagcccatgtacttcttcctgtGCATGTTGGCTGTCATTGACTTGGTCCTGTCAACCTCTACCATGCCCAAACTACTGGCCATCTTCTGGTTTGGTGCCCACAACATTGGTGTGAATGCCTGTTTGGCCCAGATGTTCTTCATTCATTGCTTTGCCACTGTTGAGTCAGGCATCTTCCTTGCCATGGCTTTTGATCGCTACGTGGCCATCTGTGACCCACTGCACCATACCTCGTTGCTCACCCATGCTGTGGTGGGTCGTTTGGGGCTGGCTGCCCTCCTCCGGGGGGTAATCTACATTGGACCTCTGCCCCTAATGATTCACCTGAGGTTGCCCCTTTACCAGACCCAAATCATTGCCCATTCCTACTGTGAGCACATGGCTGTGGTCACCTTGGCATGTGGTGACACAAGGGTCAATAACTTATATGGAATGGGGATTGGCTTCCTGGTATTAACCCTGGATTCACTGGCCATCACTGCCTCCTATGTGATGATTTTCAGGGCTGTAATGGGCTTGGCCACCTCTGAAGCCAGGCTTAAAACCTTAGGGACATGTGGCTCTCACATCTGTGCCATCCTCGTCTTCTACATCCCCATTGCTGTTTCCTCTCTCACACACCGCTTTGGCCATCGTGTGCCTCCCCATATCCATATCCTTTTGGCCAACCTTTACCTCCTCATCCCACCTATCCTCAACCCAATTGTTTATGCTGTCCGCACCAAGCAGATCCAAGAGACTCTTCTCCATATTAAGGCAAGGACTCAAACCAGGTGA